The Proteus sp. ZN5 genome includes the window GTATCGGACAATTATTCAGAGTCACAACTTTCGGTGAGTCTCATGGTATTGCATTAGGTTGCATTGTTGATGGTGTACCTCCTGGATTGCCTTTAACAGAAGCTGACTTACAAGTTGATTTAGATAGACGTAGACCCGGAACATCGCGTTATACCACTCAACGCCGCGAACCTGATCAAGTACGCATTTTATCAGGTGTATTTAATGGTGTTACAACAGGAACAAGCATTGGCTTATTGATTGAAAACACCGATCAACGCTCCCAAGATTACAGTGAAATCAAAGATGTTTTTCGCCCTGGTCATGCTGATTATACCTACGAGCAAAAATATGGTTTGCGTGATTATCGTGGTGGTGGGCGCTCTTCTGCACGAGAAACTGCAATGCGTGTTGCTGCTGGTGCCATCGCAAAAAAATACCTAAAAGAGAAAATGGGTATCGAAATAAAAGGCTATCTTTCTCAACTAGGTCCAATTACTTGTGATCTTGTTGATTGGTCTATCGTTGAAACCAACCCGTTTTTCTGCCCAGATCCTTCTCGTTTAGAAGCTCTTGATGAATACATGCGTGCGCTTAAAAAAGAAGGCAATTCGATCGGTGCAAAAGTGACCGTAGTTGCAGAAGGTGTACCAGCCGGATTTGGCGAACCAGTTTTTGACAGGCTCGATGCAGATTTAGCACACGCATTAATGAGTATTAATGCTGTTAAAGGAATTGAAATTGGTGATGGTTTTGGTGTTGTAACCTTAAAAGGCACTGAAAATAGAGATGAAATCACTAAAAACGGTTTTACTAGTAATCATGCAGGTGGCATTTTAGGTGGAATTAGCAGTGGTCAGCCAATCGTTGCTCATATCGCTTTAAAACCAACATCTAGCATTACTATTGCAGGCAAAACAATTAATCGTGATGGTGAAGAAGTCGATATGATAACCAAAGGTCGTCATGATCCTTGTGTGGGAATTCGCGCTATCCCTATTGCAGAAGCAATGATGGCAATTGTACTGCTCGATCATGCATTGCGCCAACGTGGTCAATGTGGTGATGTTGTACCTCCGCTAATGCAATGGTAATCATTCTACGTCAATAACGTGGTCGATAAACTGTTGTAAGTTTGATGTTAGCTTTAAAGGTGTGAGCGCCTAATTTTATTATGCTCAGATCGTGTTGCTGTGGTTTTTTTAAATAAAT containing:
- the aroC gene encoding chorismate synthase, which produces MAGNSIGQLFRVTTFGESHGIALGCIVDGVPPGLPLTEADLQVDLDRRRPGTSRYTTQRREPDQVRILSGVFNGVTTGTSIGLLIENTDQRSQDYSEIKDVFRPGHADYTYEQKYGLRDYRGGGRSSARETAMRVAAGAIAKKYLKEKMGIEIKGYLSQLGPITCDLVDWSIVETNPFFCPDPSRLEALDEYMRALKKEGNSIGAKVTVVAEGVPAGFGEPVFDRLDADLAHALMSINAVKGIEIGDGFGVVTLKGTENRDEITKNGFTSNHAGGILGGISSGQPIVAHIALKPTSSITIAGKTINRDGEEVDMITKGRHDPCVGIRAIPIAEAMMAIVLLDHALRQRGQCGDVVPPLMQW